In Kordia antarctica, the following proteins share a genomic window:
- a CDS encoding PEP/pyruvate-binding domain-containing protein, translating to MLKKLPLFFVLFFFVASPFIEAQEKSTNQIKNLIKEYKQDRRGPYSGIKWFCKDGSQREARDPCPDNIGGGIQHASFKSSVVDLRKTNHLFFGEILASLSSYDFIDKKNNFSRLKQYQIGKYLSSVDDGWVLRRAQYYRGAFQSEDEEAWGKDFFETLLRNDDLILSNYFLFRQALKDIPHNGDSNLAQDMRSESKLIAEDISSFMDVRIKIHGQPDVTDIALVESYVKKNDAKLSVAQKKEFSKLLVTMREYYAPINFEKLSSDVNLISEKNTTTELIADFLKTYRTETSPKVLVTEVSRLLYEIRLGVNTFKSSKDRLKLLDISNQLEHTLLKEVQNWQVVTLEDNLDKISALACASAGTGLIETWEYNAIDTQLNEAMSTRDLSIETLNTILTHSRSIVEWSTSMVKANYQADVDKYTAFEPMTYSFIDDRVRSSVALNLGETVSNLGVFVSKVSKINNQVMNIESQTAIRGLNPGYAFGELVVVDGNPDDVEVNTNKIYIFEKPPHDLKPVAGIMTVSEGNLVSHVQLLARNLGIPNAVLSYDNLKALKKYNGKKVFYAVSNKGNVVLKAEDEMSANETALFSKKERSKNVIEVPIKDIRLDVSKVINMRDVNASDSGKLCGPKAANLGELKHLFPDQVVEGLIIPFGVFKSHMNLMMPGENISYWTYLNNTFAKADSMRAQNESEEVIEAFQLANLKKLHDAIIKIPLDATFKNDLYTSFKSAFGNSIGNVPVFLRSDTNMEDLKEFTGAGLNLTLFNIKNEDEIVKGIKRVWASAYTERSFKWRQKYLSNPENVFPSILIIPSVDVDYSGVMITKGINSGNDDDLTVAFSRGAGGAVDGQSAETRLITEKGNTLLAPARQADYIRLPDYGGTKGYFTTFESPILNEKNIEDIRKIAKKVRAKMTEHTASSNQAYDVEFGFKDDKLWLFQIRPFVENKKAKSSEYLLSITPKIDADKMVSITTPL from the coding sequence ATGCTAAAAAAACTTCCCTTATTCTTCGTCCTATTCTTTTTTGTTGCTTCTCCTTTTATTGAAGCGCAAGAAAAATCAACAAATCAGATTAAAAATCTTATAAAAGAATACAAACAAGATCGTCGTGGTCCGTATAGCGGTATCAAATGGTTTTGTAAAGATGGTAGCCAACGAGAAGCCAGAGATCCGTGTCCTGACAATATTGGCGGCGGAATTCAGCATGCTAGTTTTAAAAGCAGCGTTGTCGATTTAAGAAAAACCAACCATTTGTTTTTCGGTGAAATTTTAGCATCTTTAAGTTCGTATGATTTTATAGATAAAAAAAATAATTTTAGCCGTTTAAAGCAATATCAAATTGGTAAATACCTTTCAAGCGTTGATGACGGTTGGGTTTTGAGACGCGCACAATATTACCGAGGCGCTTTTCAAAGTGAAGATGAAGAAGCTTGGGGAAAAGACTTTTTTGAAACGTTATTAAGAAATGACGATCTTATACTTAGTAATTATTTCTTATTCCGTCAGGCTTTAAAAGATATTCCACACAATGGCGATAGTAATCTTGCGCAAGATATGCGGAGTGAATCTAAATTAATTGCTGAAGATATTTCATCTTTTATGGATGTGAGAATTAAAATTCACGGACAACCAGATGTTACTGATATTGCATTGGTAGAAAGCTATGTAAAGAAGAATGACGCAAAACTTTCCGTTGCACAGAAAAAAGAATTTTCAAAATTATTAGTGACTATGCGTGAATATTACGCGCCTATAAATTTTGAAAAACTTTCAAGCGATGTAAATTTAATTTCAGAAAAAAATACTACTACAGAATTAATAGCTGATTTTTTAAAAACGTATCGCACAGAAACTTCTCCTAAAGTATTAGTTACAGAAGTTTCTAGATTGTTGTATGAAATCCGTTTAGGTGTTAATACTTTTAAAAGCAGCAAAGATCGATTGAAATTACTTGATATTTCCAATCAATTGGAACACACACTTTTAAAAGAAGTTCAAAATTGGCAAGTAGTAACGCTTGAAGATAATTTAGACAAAATAAGCGCATTAGCGTGTGCTTCCGCAGGTACAGGACTTATTGAAACTTGGGAATATAACGCTATTGATACGCAACTAAACGAAGCAATGTCAACACGTGATTTAAGTATTGAAACCTTAAATACCATCTTAACTCACAGTCGAAGTATTGTAGAATGGAGTACATCTATGGTGAAAGCAAATTACCAAGCAGATGTTGATAAATATACTGCGTTTGAACCGATGACCTATAGTTTTATAGACGATAGAGTTCGGAGTAGCGTTGCGTTAAACTTGGGTGAAACCGTAAGTAACTTAGGTGTTTTTGTTTCGAAAGTATCAAAAATAAATAATCAAGTGATGAACATTGAAAGTCAGACAGCAATTAGAGGATTAAATCCTGGATATGCATTTGGCGAATTGGTGGTTGTTGATGGAAATCCTGATGATGTTGAAGTAAATACAAATAAAATATACATTTTTGAGAAACCACCGCACGATTTAAAACCTGTGGCAGGAATTATGACGGTTTCCGAAGGGAATTTAGTGTCGCACGTACAATTGTTGGCGCGTAACTTAGGAATTCCTAATGCAGTTTTATCGTATGACAATTTAAAAGCATTAAAAAAATACAACGGCAAAAAAGTGTTTTACGCAGTTTCTAACAAAGGAAATGTAGTTTTGAAAGCTGAAGATGAAATGTCTGCCAATGAAACTGCGCTTTTTAGCAAGAAAGAACGTAGTAAGAACGTTATTGAAGTTCCTATTAAGGATATTCGCTTAGATGTTTCTAAAGTGATAAATATGCGTGATGTGAATGCTTCTGATTCTGGAAAACTTTGTGGACCAAAAGCAGCCAATCTTGGAGAATTGAAACATTTATTTCCAGATCAAGTTGTGGAAGGATTAATTATTCCGTTTGGTGTATTCAAATCGCACATGAATTTAATGATGCCTGGCGAAAACATAAGTTATTGGACATATTTGAATAACACATTCGCGAAAGCGGATTCAATGAGAGCGCAAAATGAATCAGAAGAAGTTATTGAAGCGTTTCAGTTAGCCAATTTGAAAAAATTGCACGATGCTATTATAAAAATTCCTTTAGACGCAACCTTTAAAAATGACTTGTATACGAGTTTTAAATCCGCTTTTGGAAATTCGATAGGAAATGTTCCTGTGTTTTTACGAAGTGACACCAATATGGAAGATTTGAAAGAGTTTACTGGAGCTGGTTTAAATTTGACACTTTTCAATATTAAAAACGAAGACGAAATCGTAAAAGGAATCAAGCGCGTTTGGGCTTCTGCGTATACAGAACGTAGTTTTAAATGGAGACAGAAATATTTATCAAATCCTGAGAATGTTTTTCCTTCTATTTTAATTATTCCAAGTGTAGATGTTGATTATTCTGGTGTAATGATTACCAAAGGAATCAACTCCGGAAATGATGATGATTTAACCGTTGCTTTTAGTCGTGGTGCTGGTGGAGCTGTTGATGGACAATCTGCGGAAACGCGTTTAATCACGGAAAAAGGCAATACATTACTAGCTCCTGCAAGACAAGCAGATTATATTAGATTGCCCGATTATGGTGGCACAAAAGGGTATTTTACCACTTTTGAATCTCCTATTTTGAATGAAAAAAATATAGAAGATATTCGAAAAATCGCTAAAAAAGTAAGAGCAAAAATGACCGAACATACAGCATCTAGCAATCAAGCATATGATGTAGAGTTTGGATTTAAAGATGATAAATTATGGTTGTTTCAAATACGTCCATTTGTAGAGAATAAGAAAGCAAAAAGTTCTGAGTATTTATTATCTATCACACCAAAAATAGACGCTGACAAAATGGTATCTATTACAACACCTTTGTAA
- a CDS encoding helix-turn-helix domain-containing protein, producing the protein MINTTDFSKRLKKVIDYYGLSASAFADKLGVQRSSISHILSGRNKPSLEFVMKILNTFEEVELYWLLNGKGSFPKVASAENVVAPTPTSRPKIVQETTQDSSSLEEKVTSRIPSTGKTIDKIVIFYTDGTFEDYQK; encoded by the coding sequence ATGATAAACACTACTGATTTCTCTAAAAGATTAAAAAAAGTCATCGATTACTACGGACTTTCGGCTTCCGCTTTTGCTGATAAACTAGGCGTGCAACGTTCTAGCATTTCACATATTTTGTCGGGCAGAAATAAGCCGAGTTTGGAATTTGTAATGAAGATTTTAAACACTTTTGAAGAAGTAGAATTGTATTGGTTGTTGAATGGAAAAGGAAGTTTTCCGAAAGTTGCTTCCGCAGAAAATGTAGTTGCTCCAACTCCAACTTCGCGTCCAAAAATTGTTCAAGAAACAACTCAAGATTCATCTTCTCTTGAAGAAAAAGTAACTTCAAGAATTCCATCAACTGGAAAAACGATAGACAAGATTGTTATTTTTTATACCGACGGAACTTTTGAAGACTATCAAAAATAG
- a CDS encoding M14 family metallopeptidase, whose translation MQTHKLANWYHEHFEATLQDRYITLEHIIQLLEKLPSTFNLKQLGVSVLDKPIHSLTIGNGSKKILMWSQMHGNESTTTKAIFDLLNFLSESSEISKMILNNCTLCIIPMLNPDGSAAYTRENANEIDLNRDAQTRSQPESVILRSIYDEFQPDYCFNLHGQRTIFSAGNHYKSAIVSFLTPSEDEKRSITPNREKSMEIIVKMNEMLQKLIPNHVARYDDGFNLNCVGDTFQSLGTPTVLFEAGHFPNDYARERTRELIFYAIMEAIQYIASNEIKGTFTAAYFEIPENEKLHYDILLKNLQTDRKETFDVGVMYKEILKNGKIHFEPYIEDKKMLKKSFAHKIIDFQEAIAQTYIFQSFSLEIEVSEYLRKFNKNGI comes from the coding sequence ATGCAAACACATAAGTTAGCGAATTGGTATCACGAACATTTTGAGGCAACTTTACAAGATCGGTATATCACGCTTGAACATATAATTCAATTGCTAGAAAAACTACCTTCAACATTCAACTTGAAGCAACTTGGCGTTTCTGTTTTAGACAAACCTATCCATTCCCTAACGATTGGAAATGGTTCCAAAAAAATATTGATGTGGTCGCAAATGCACGGAAACGAATCCACAACTACAAAGGCTATTTTTGATTTACTAAATTTCTTAAGCGAATCTTCTGAAATTTCAAAAATGATTCTAAACAATTGTACATTATGTATCATTCCAATGTTAAATCCTGATGGTTCTGCAGCATATACACGTGAAAATGCAAATGAAATTGACTTAAATCGGGATGCGCAAACACGTTCGCAGCCAGAAAGTGTGATTTTAAGAAGTATATATGATGAGTTTCAACCTGATTATTGTTTCAATCTTCACGGGCAACGAACCATATTTAGTGCGGGAAATCATTATAAATCGGCGATTGTGTCATTTTTAACACCTTCTGAAGACGAAAAGCGTTCTATTACACCAAATCGTGAAAAAAGTATGGAAATCATTGTGAAGATGAACGAAATGCTACAAAAACTCATTCCAAATCATGTAGCGCGTTATGATGATGGTTTTAATTTGAATTGTGTTGGAGATACGTTTCAATCGCTTGGAACGCCTACTGTATTGTTTGAAGCTGGACACTTTCCAAATGATTATGCACGCGAACGCACACGAGAATTGATATTCTATGCCATTATGGAAGCAATTCAATACATCGCGTCCAATGAAATTAAAGGAACGTTTACAGCTGCTTATTTTGAAATTCCAGAAAATGAAAAACTACATTATGATATCTTATTAAAAAATCTTCAAACTGACAGAAAAGAAACTTTTGATGTTGGCGTTATGTACAAAGAAATCCTAAAAAATGGCAAAATTCACTTTGAACCTTACATTGAAGACAAAAAAATGTTAAAAAAATCGTTCGCACACAAGATTATAGATTTTCAAGAGGCAATCGCTCAGACGTATATATTTCAATCGTTTTCGTTGGAGATTGAAGTTTCGGAATATTTAAGGAAATTCAACAAAAATGGCATTTAG
- a CDS encoding Lrp/AsnC family transcriptional regulator, with amino-acid sequence MAKFRLDEVDHQILDMLIENTRIPFTDIAKKLLISAGTVHVRVKKLEEAGIIKGSSLTLDYQKLGYSFIAYVGIFLEKTSQTKFVLNRIHEIPYITVAHITTGKFNIFCKVRAKNTKNAKDIIFMIDDIEGVSRTETMISLEESINDKNRLMHSIFNDL; translated from the coding sequence ATGGCAAAATTTAGGTTAGATGAAGTGGATCATCAGATATTAGACATGCTAATTGAGAATACAAGAATCCCTTTTACAGACATCGCAAAAAAATTATTAATCTCGGCAGGAACGGTTCACGTTCGTGTCAAAAAATTAGAAGAAGCAGGAATTATTAAAGGTTCTTCGCTAACATTAGACTATCAAAAATTAGGATACTCGTTTATCGCATATGTAGGTATTTTTTTAGAAAAAACATCACAGACAAAATTTGTGTTAAACAGAATCCATGAAATTCCATATATAACTGTGGCTCATATAACTACGGGGAAATTTAACATCTTCTGTAAAGTAAGAGCAAAAAATACAAAAAATGCCAAAGACATTATCTTTATGATTGATGATATTGAAGGTGTTTCGCGTACAGAAACTATGATTTCGCTAGAAGAAAGTATCAACGACAAAAACCGTTTGATGCATTCAATCTTCAACGATTTATAG
- a CDS encoding phosphoenolpyruvate carboxylase, with amino-acid sequence MSRKPKLTRFEENVSSKYQIYNSIFMTLPFDEISNTGVLLPLFCEICEKGFAHDKNPSEIMDTFFERYVEKDKTEAEKINLLFRFIQYIERQVVLFDAVEDASFAIVNNMDGRGTLRNIKEEAEEKQKLGALKTHLERFKIRPVLTAHPTQFYPGQVLGIITDLAQAIEKDDLLTIKKLLEQLGKTPFFKKEKPTPYDEAVSLIWYLENVFYHSASKIYNYIQQNIFKGEDFDNQIIDLGFWPGGDRDGNPFVTTEITLKVAERLRSTILLNYHRDIRKLKRRLTFDGVEKRLERLERMLYKNVYLQKEDGMLSLAAFETELKAIRAIVIEKHQSLFSAEIDDIINKVKLFGYHFAMLDIRQDSRVHQGVFENIVETMEAKGNGLFSGNYINATEEEKIGMLSKVMQIIQPEYFKEEITNSTISSIYAMKDIQARNGERGANRYIISNNQSVLHVMEAFAMLRLCDWKQPKVDVSPLFETVPDLQIAHEVMKTLYENELYAAHLKERGNKQYIMLGFSDGTKDGGYLMANWSIFKAKEELTAISREYGIKVIFFDGRGGPPARGGGKTHQFYASLGTTVEDEEIQLTVQGQTISSNFGTLESCQYNLEQLLSSGISNEIFSSATAEFSQDDKKTMETLATVSYDTYVAFKKHPMFLPYLERMSTLKYYAKTNIGSRPSKRSKSKEFNFSDLRAIPFVGSWSQLKQNVPGFYGVGTSLEHLEKEGKFDQVVDLYKNSAFFRTLLENSMMSLTKSFFKLTAYMRENEEFGEFWTIIFEEYERTKRMLLKLTGYKELMENQPAGKASIHAREKIVLPLLTIQQYALRKIQELQKDPIANEKELKTFEKMVTRSLFGNINASRNSA; translated from the coding sequence ATGTCTCGCAAGCCAAAATTAACACGTTTTGAAGAAAACGTGTCTTCAAAATATCAAATCTACAACAGTATTTTTATGACATTGCCTTTTGATGAAATCTCCAATACAGGCGTTTTATTGCCTTTATTCTGTGAGATTTGTGAAAAAGGATTTGCGCATGACAAAAATCCATCAGAAATCATGGATACGTTTTTTGAGCGGTATGTTGAAAAGGACAAAACAGAAGCAGAAAAGATTAATTTACTCTTTCGTTTTATACAATACATTGAACGTCAAGTAGTTTTGTTTGATGCTGTGGAAGATGCTTCTTTTGCCATTGTAAATAATATGGATGGGCGTGGAACACTTCGAAACATTAAGGAAGAAGCGGAAGAGAAGCAAAAATTAGGCGCGCTAAAAACGCACTTAGAACGTTTCAAAATTCGTCCGGTATTAACTGCACATCCAACGCAGTTCTATCCTGGACAAGTATTGGGAATCATTACCGATCTCGCGCAAGCGATTGAAAAAGATGATTTATTAACGATCAAAAAATTATTAGAGCAACTTGGAAAAACACCATTTTTCAAAAAAGAAAAACCAACGCCTTATGATGAAGCGGTAAGTTTAATTTGGTATTTGGAGAACGTTTTCTATCATTCAGCAAGTAAAATATACAATTATATTCAGCAAAATATTTTCAAAGGCGAAGATTTTGACAATCAAATTATTGACTTAGGTTTTTGGCCTGGTGGCGATAGAGATGGAAATCCGTTTGTAACAACGGAAATCACACTAAAAGTAGCAGAACGTTTGCGAAGTACCATTTTATTGAATTATCATCGAGACATTCGAAAACTGAAGCGGAGACTTACATTTGATGGCGTAGAAAAGCGTTTGGAGCGTTTAGAGCGCATGTTGTATAAGAATGTGTATCTGCAAAAAGAAGATGGAATGTTGTCATTGGCTGCCTTTGAAACGGAACTAAAAGCCATCAGAGCAATTGTTATAGAAAAGCATCAATCGTTATTCAGTGCAGAAATTGATGACATAATTAATAAAGTAAAGCTTTTTGGGTATCACTTTGCAATGTTAGACATTCGTCAAGATTCAAGAGTGCATCAAGGTGTATTTGAAAATATTGTGGAAACGATGGAAGCAAAAGGAAATGGATTATTTTCTGGAAACTACATAAATGCAACTGAAGAAGAAAAGATAGGAATGCTTTCAAAAGTTATGCAAATTATTCAACCTGAGTATTTTAAGGAAGAAATTACAAACTCAACTATTTCATCAATATATGCTATGAAAGACATTCAAGCGCGAAATGGTGAACGTGGCGCAAATCGTTATATTATCAGTAATAATCAATCAGTATTACACGTAATGGAAGCTTTTGCAATGTTGCGTTTGTGCGATTGGAAACAGCCAAAAGTGGACGTTTCGCCTTTATTTGAAACGGTTCCCGATTTGCAAATCGCGCATGAAGTGATGAAAACTTTATACGAAAACGAGTTGTACGCAGCACATTTAAAAGAACGCGGAAATAAACAATACATTATGCTTGGTTTCTCTGACGGAACGAAAGATGGCGGTTATTTAATGGCAAATTGGAGTATTTTTAAAGCTAAAGAAGAACTAACAGCAATTTCGCGCGAATACGGAATCAAAGTAATTTTCTTTGACGGTAGAGGCGGACCACCAGCGCGTGGAGGCGGAAAAACACATCAATTTTATGCGTCATTAGGAACTACGGTTGAAGATGAAGAAATTCAATTAACAGTACAAGGACAAACGATTAGTTCCAACTTTGGAACGCTAGAATCGTGTCAATATAACTTAGAGCAATTGTTGAGCTCAGGAATCTCAAATGAAATATTTTCAAGCGCTACCGCAGAATTTTCTCAGGATGATAAAAAGACTATGGAAACACTTGCAACGGTAAGTTATGACACGTATGTTGCGTTTAAAAAGCATCCGATGTTTTTGCCGTATTTAGAGCGAATGAGTACGTTAAAATATTATGCAAAGACAAATATTGGAAGTCGTCCGTCGAAGCGTTCGAAGTCTAAAGAATTCAATTTCTCAGACTTACGCGCCATTCCATTTGTGGGAAGTTGGAGTCAGTTGAAACAAAACGTTCCTGGATTTTATGGAGTTGGAACTTCGTTAGAACATTTGGAAAAAGAAGGTAAATTTGATCAAGTGGTAGATTTATACAAAAACTCTGCTTTTTTCAGAACATTGCTCGAAAATAGTATGATGAGTTTAACGAAGTCTTTCTTTAAGTTAACCGCATATATGAGAGAAAATGAGGAGTTTGGCGAATTTTGGACAATTATTTTTGAAGAATACGAACGTACAAAACGCATGTTATTAAAACTCACAGGATATAAGGAATTAATGGAAAATCAGCCAGCTGGAAAAGCGTCGATTCATGCGCGCGAAAAGATTGTGTTGCCATTACTAACGATTCAACAATATGCATTACGTAAAATTCAAGAATTACAAAAAGACCCAATTGCAAACGAAAAAGAACTTAAAACTTTTGAAAAAATGGTAACTCGTTCGTTATTTGGAAATATTAATGCGAGTCGAAATTCGGCGTAG
- a CDS encoding AraC family transcriptional regulator encodes MKLFPVYNISQFQETESSKHLYCNRFEEHLRTHPFIEKPHQHDFHLLVVFTKGTGTHVVDFNTYDILPGSVFVLQPGQMHHWNLSKDIDGYILFHSKEFYNIHFKHKQVNDYPFYFSTYNTPELHLDEKQTHIITSFFEMILAEYTSHELFKEHAVLSLLDLIYIELSRHYVTPTQLQIKRSHTVLRNFEELLEQFYKHEKKPSFYASKLNITLKHLNRVCKETLQKTATIVITDRIILEAKRLLLTPELSVNEIANRLGFEDYSYFSRLFKQKTQQTPSNFRNSAR; translated from the coding sequence ATGAAATTATTTCCAGTTTATAATATTTCGCAGTTTCAAGAAACTGAATCTAGCAAACATTTGTATTGCAATCGGTTTGAAGAACATCTGCGTACACATCCGTTTATTGAAAAACCACATCAACATGATTTTCACTTGTTAGTTGTTTTTACAAAAGGAACCGGAACACATGTAGTTGATTTTAACACGTATGATATTCTTCCGGGAAGTGTGTTTGTGTTGCAACCTGGACAAATGCACCATTGGAATTTATCAAAAGATATTGATGGGTATATTTTATTTCATTCGAAAGAGTTTTATAATATCCATTTTAAACATAAACAAGTGAACGATTATCCATTTTACTTTTCTACCTATAATACGCCTGAATTACACCTAGATGAAAAGCAAACACATATAATTACTTCTTTTTTTGAGATGATTCTCGCAGAATATACTTCACATGAACTTTTTAAAGAACATGCTGTATTGAGTTTATTAGATTTAATTTATATTGAACTATCACGCCATTATGTAACGCCTACACAGCTGCAAATCAAGCGGTCTCACACAGTTTTAAGGAACTTTGAAGAATTACTTGAACAGTTTTACAAACACGAAAAGAAACCGTCTTTTTATGCTTCTAAATTAAACATCACCTTGAAACATCTCAATCGTGTATGCAAGGAAACATTACAAAAGACAGCAACAATAGTAATTACAGATAGAATTATTTTGGAAGCAAAACGATTGTTGTTAACACCTGAATTATCAGTAAATGAAATTGCAAATCGTCTCGGATTTGAGGATTACTCCTATTTTTCAAGATTATTTAAACAAAAGACACAGCAAACTCCTTCTAATTTTCGGAATTCAGCTAGGTAA
- a CDS encoding DUF983 domain-containing protein: protein MVDAILNVCKGTCPNCNSGSIFKQKGLFYKMRMPKMYEHCTVCNYKFEKEPGYFIGAMYVSYMLTVGQAVGVYLIFSYLFQIGNNFQIFLIIIATMIGLSFFNMRISRTIWINLFKT from the coding sequence ATGGTAGATGCAATACTAAACGTCTGTAAAGGAACGTGTCCAAACTGTAATAGCGGGAGTATTTTTAAGCAAAAAGGATTGTTTTATAAAATGAGAATGCCTAAAATGTATGAACATTGTACTGTTTGTAATTACAAATTTGAAAAAGAACCAGGCTATTTTATTGGTGCAATGTATGTTAGTTATATGCTAACTGTTGGACAAGCAGTTGGTGTGTACTTGATTTTCTCATACTTGTTTCAAATTGGAAATAATTTTCAAATTTTCTTGATAATTATTGCTACGATGATCGGTTTGTCTTTTTTTAACATGCGAATTTCCAGAACAATATGGATTAATTTGTTTAAAACGTGA
- a CDS encoding DinB family protein, producing the protein MIQFPEANEYNSYYGQYIQHVKGEDIINSFEKGVDEVNELMASLTEEKLLSTYAEGKWTIKEVLQHIMDTERIFCNRALRFARNDKTELPGYEQDDYVPFSGANERNSMEMLREYNAIRQATITMFQGFSEEMLARIGVASKSNMSVRAIAHVLAGHERHHMNVINERYLK; encoded by the coding sequence ATGATACAATTTCCAGAAGCTAATGAATACAATTCGTATTACGGTCAATATATTCAACATGTAAAAGGAGAAGATATAATTAATTCTTTCGAAAAAGGAGTTGATGAAGTCAATGAATTAATGGCTTCTTTGACAGAAGAAAAATTGCTAAGCACGTACGCTGAAGGAAAATGGACTATAAAAGAAGTTTTGCAACACATTATGGATACCGAACGTATATTTTGTAATAGAGCGTTACGCTTTGCGCGAAATGACAAAACGGAATTACCTGGTTATGAACAAGACGATTATGTGCCGTTTTCTGGTGCTAACGAACGAAATAGTATGGAAATGCTACGAGAATACAACGCCATTCGTCAAGCAACGATAACGATGTTTCAAGGATTTTCAGAAGAAATGCTTGCTAGAATTGGAGTTGCCAGTAAAAGTAATATGTCCGTTCGTGCTATTGCACACGTTTTAGCTGGTCATGAAAGACATCATATGAATGTGATTAATGAGCGTTATTTGAAGTAA
- the aroB gene encoding 3-dehydroquinate synthase gives MNSIQAANYFVHFNTNCYTKLHEHLTESNYSKIFVLVDSNTHEHCLPSFMGNLQTEVPIEIIEIEAGEIHKNIETCTGVWNVLSELDADRKSLLINVGGGVVTDLGGFVASTFKRGISYINVPTSLLAMVDASVGGKTGVDLGTLKNQIGVINIPEMVLIDTSFLSTLPANQMRSGLAEMLKHGLIYDEAYWKKMINLADFTLEDLDDLIYESVQIKNKVVTEDPKEHGLRKILNFGHTLGHAIESYLLTHDTKEPLLHGEAIAVGMVLACYISNQQERFPTEKMTEIKRVMIDMYGKVEFNTSDYEAIIDLMKYDKKNSHGNINFVLLSDIGTPVLDKIVPNTTIMDAFKFYNS, from the coding sequence ATGAATTCTATTCAAGCAGCGAATTATTTCGTTCATTTCAATACAAATTGCTACACAAAGCTTCACGAACACCTTACGGAATCAAATTATTCAAAGATTTTTGTTTTGGTCGATTCGAATACGCATGAACACTGTTTACCTAGTTTTATGGGCAATTTGCAAACCGAAGTTCCTATTGAAATTATAGAAATTGAAGCTGGTGAAATTCATAAAAATATTGAAACCTGTACAGGAGTTTGGAATGTACTTTCCGAATTAGACGCAGATAGAAAGAGTTTACTGATTAATGTTGGCGGCGGCGTTGTGACTGACCTTGGCGGATTTGTCGCTTCTACATTTAAACGTGGAATTTCATATATAAACGTTCCAACGTCATTGTTAGCAATGGTTGATGCTTCTGTTGGTGGAAAAACAGGTGTTGATTTAGGTACGTTAAAAAATCAAATTGGCGTGATTAATATTCCAGAAATGGTATTGATTGATACTTCTTTTTTAAGCACTTTACCAGCGAATCAAATGCGAAGTGGTTTAGCCGAAATGTTGAAACACGGATTAATTTACGATGAAGCGTATTGGAAAAAAATGATCAATCTTGCTGATTTTACTCTTGAAGATTTAGACGATTTAATTTATGAATCTGTTCAAATTAAAAATAAAGTGGTGACTGAAGATCCAAAAGAACACGGACTTCGCAAAATATTGAATTTCGGTCACACACTTGGTCATGCTATTGAATCGTATTTGTTAACACATGACACGAAAGAACCTTTATTGCACGGAGAAGCAATTGCTGTCGGAATGGTGCTTGCGTGTTACATTTCCAACCAACAAGAACGTTTTCCAACAGAAAAAATGACGGAAATCAAGCGTGTTATGATAGACATGTACGGAAAAGTTGAGTTTAATACTTCTGATTATGAAGCGATTATCGACTTAATGAAATACGACAAGAAAAATTCGCACGGAAACATCAACTTTGTACTGTTGAGCGATATTGGAACGCCAGTTTTAGATAAAATTGTACCCAACACAACCATTATGGATGCTTTTAAATTCTACAATTCTTAA